In the genome of Notamacropus eugenii isolate mMacEug1 chromosome 5, mMacEug1.pri_v2, whole genome shotgun sequence, one region contains:
- the LOC140504570 gene encoding LOW QUALITY PROTEIN: zinc finger and SCAN domain-containing protein 20-like (The sequence of the model RefSeq protein was modified relative to this genomic sequence to represent the inferred CDS: inserted 1 base in 1 codon) — protein sequence MAAILAPSYQEEFLLVKLQEDSCLGQDPNLWGDDPDSEASCQHFRQFQYEESTQPHEVLFRLQELCHLWLKPEKRTKEQILELLILEQFLSILPEELQTWVWDHHPKNTEEAVTLVEAWQKEPKRPDQRGQEVLSELSAPLGTAXESQSFQLGSAEIKPEGTSQEKGIQSPYWEPLEQLSPMEEPKPLHKSDILAPQVSALPKMRSIGDYKMVAESQEAPCHGNPAQDRCKDIERQDCGNELLLEFPLPKSNITLPLKQGRGPWDPNLQCSEETENPRDSHADEKQGRSGPEFAREKVKNREEQKLYGGTDTKASGVLWSYEETMTFLAILGEPQFAEKLQSHRRNRQVYQAVAERLREQGFLRTLEQCRYRFKNLQTSYRKAKTGRAPESCAFYGEMATLLSTHTSPSCTDTLRETWDPSQQKDSNIDTEEPENREHEEGTEDCDTDGMINQELTHRDKMPGTQGLFSSCWDPKSQEKSGKGSWNSDLHISEERESSKDSHPRKDQGKPCQAPAKKEMKGWGDQELGGTNDEKYAGVHWGYKETKIFLAILSETSFSEKLRTCHRNSQVYRAIAERLQEHGFLRTLEQCRYRFKNLQTSYRKARTSHPPGTCPFYEEIAALMHSWAAIKPTYAMKEIIYPLRRTGRVSDSQEQEPEDWKRGDTRKGATAKDCERKEIGLKMFTQEPKGPRATALFQSRTGVHWGYEETKAFLAVLSESQFYEKLRTRHPNQQVYRAIAERLREKGFLRTLEQCRTKFNSLQTSYRKAGNSRSPETCAFYDEMDALVNAHTAVAAARILKEVAPHPGQAGSYADPEEQDSWHREEILEDCDSDEAAIREAKRPGAPPLVQVSAELRIQRKNKEETQKQGISEKRRTCESEGDGTQLLKWGKNCENKYKPERRWERDLEERHEKQTSKEDLQNSAAHKGSSAEGKPYRCLECEKSFSWRSHLVTHQRIHTGEKPYKCLECGKSFSWRSHLNTHLRIHTGEKPYKCLDCGKSFSDGAGLTAHRRIHTGEKPYQCEVCGKSFRLSPSLVVHQRIHTGEKPYKCSECGKGFNNSSHFSAHWRTHTGEKPHECPECGKSFSKGSALHKHQRVHMRGKLPLQPRLDSTSESLHGKSAVNRLDLGTPSNRDDCI from the exons ATGGCTGCTATTCTTGCTCCATCATATCAGGAAGAATTCCTATTAGTGAAGCTGCAGGAAGATTCTTGCTTGGGACAGGACCCTAATCTCTGGGGAGATGACCCTGACTCTGAAGCCTCCTGCCAGCACTTCAGGCAGTTCCAGTATGAAGAGTCCACTCAGCCTCATGAAGTGCTCTTCCGACTCCAAGAGCTCTGCCATCTGTGGCTGAAGCCAGAGAAACGGACGAAGGAGCAGATTCTGGAGCTTCTCATCCTGGAGCAGTTCCTGAGCATCTTGCCAGAGGAGCTGCAGACCTGGGTGTGGGATCACCATCCCAAGAACACAGAGGAGGCAGTGACCCTGGTGGAAGCTTGGCAGAAAGAGCCCAAGAGACCAGATCAGCGG GGACAGGAAGTGCTTTCTGAATTGTCAGCACCCTTGGGTACAG AGGAGTCCCAAAGCTTCCAGTTAGGTTCAGCAGAGATCAAGCCAGAGGGAACATCCCAGGAGAAGGGAATACAGAGCCCCTACTGGGAACCACTGGAGCAACTGAGCCCTATGGAGGAGCCCAAGCCCCTGCACAAGAGTG ACATTCTGGCTCCTCAGGTTTCTGCCCTTCCTAAGATGAGGAGCATTGGTGACTACAAGATGGTAGCTGAGTCCCAG GAAGCCCCATGCCATGGAAACCCTGCTCAGGACCGCTGCAAGGACATTGAGAGACAAGATTGTGGGAATGAGCTCTTGCTGG AGTTTCCACTTCCCAAGTCCAACATCACTTTGCCATTAAAGCAAGGAAGGGGCCCCTGGGACCCAAATCTCCAGTGCTCTGAGGAAACAGAGAATCCAAGAGACTCCCACGCAGATGAAAAACAAGGAAGATCTGGCCCAGAATTTGccagggaaaaagtgaaaaacaggGAGGAGCAGAAACTGTATGGTGGAACAGACACAAAAGCTTCTGGAGTCCTCTGGAGCTATGAGGAAACCATGACATTTCTTGCCATCCTTGGTGAGCCTCAGTTCGCAGAAAAACTCCAATCCCATCGTCGAAACCGCCAAGTATACCAAGCAGTAGCTGAACGACTGCGGGAGCAGGGTTTCCTGCGGACATTGGAGCAATGCCGCTATAGATTCAAAAACCTCCAGACAAGTTATCGAAAAGCAAAGACTGGCAGAGCCCCTGAGTCATGTGCCTTCTATGGGGAGATGGCCACCCTACTGAGCACCCACACCTCCCCTTCCTGTACTGACACCTTGAGAGAAACTTGGGATCCTTCTCAACAGAAGGACAGCAATATTGATACTGAGGAACCAGAGAACAGGGAGCATGAGGAGGGGACAGAGGATTGTGACACTGATGGGATGATCAACCAGGAACTGACCCATAGGGACAAGATGCCAGGAACCCAAGGCTTGTTCTCTAGCTGCTGGG ATCCCAAATCCCAAGAGAAGTCAGGGAAAGGCTCATGGAACTCAGATCTCCATAtatcagaggaaagagagagcagcAAGGATTCCCACCCCAGGAAGGATCAAGGAAAACCTTGTCAGGCTCcagcaaagaaggaaatgaaaggctGGGGGGACCAAGAGCTAGGCGGCACAAATGATGAGAAATATGCAGGTGTACACTGGGGCTACAAGGAAACTAAGATCTTTCTGGCAATTCTCAGTGAGACTTCATTTTCTGAAAAACTTCGGACCTGTCATAGAAACAGCCAAGTGTACCGTGCCATCGCTGAGCGGCTGCAAGAACATGGCTTCCTCCGGACGCTGGAGCAGTGTCGGTACAGATTCAAAAACCTCCAGACCAGCTACAGGAAAGCAAGAACCAGCCACCCCCCAGGAACCTGTCCCTTCTACGAAGAAATAGCAGCCCTGATGCATTCCTGGGCTGCCATTAAACCAACGTATGCCATGAAGGAGATCATCTATCCACTACGGAGGACGGGTAGAGTCTCTGACTCCCAGGAGCAAGAGCCAGAGGACTGGAAAAGAGGGGACACCAGAAAGGGGGCCACAGCCAAAGAttgtgaaaggaaggaaataggcCTTAAGATGTTCACCCAGGAGCCCAAAGGTCCCAGGGCCACGGCCcttttccagagtcgaacag GTGTGCACTGGGgctatgaggaaaccaaggcttttCTGGCAGTCCTCAGTGAATCTCAGTTTTATGAAAAGCTCCGAACTCGCCACCCCAACCAGCAGGTGTACCGCGCCATTGCTGAGCGCTTGCGTGAGAAGGGCTTCCTGCGGACGCTGGAGCAGTGCCGGACAAAGTTCAATAGCCTCCAGACGAGCTACAGGAAGGCAGGGAACAGCCGTTCCCCTGAGACCTGTGCTTTTTATGATGAGATGGATGCCCTGGTGAATGCCCACACAGCTGTAGCAGCTGCCAGGATCCTGAAGGAGGTAGCACCCCACCCTGGGCAGGCAGGCAGTTATGCTGACCCTGAAGAACAGGACAGTTGGCACAGGGAGGAGATACTGGAAGATTGTGACAGTGATGAAGCAGCCATCAGAGAAGCCAAGAGGCCTGGGGCCCCTCCTCTAGTCCAAGTCTCAGCTG AGTTGAGGATCCAGCGTAAGAACAAGGAAGAGACTCAAAAACAGGGCATTTCTGAGAAAAGGCGAACCTGTGAATCAGAAGGAGATGGAACTCAGCTTCTTAAGTGGGGGAAAAACTGTGAAAATAAGTACAAAccagagagaagatgggagagagaCCTAGAAGAAAGACATGAAAAACAGACTTCCAAAGAGGATTTACAAAATTCTGCAGCTCACAAAGGATCCTCCGCAGAAGGAAAGCCATACAGATGCCTTGAATGTGAGAAGAGTTTCAGTTGGCGGTCACACCTGGTCACACATCAGAGAATACATACAGGAGAAAAACCCTACAAGTGTCTTGAATGTGGCAAAAGTTTCAGCTGGCGGTCACACCTCAACACCCACCTGAGAATCCATACCGGAGAAAAACCCTATAAATGTCTAGATTGTGGAAAGAGCTTCAGTGATGGAGCAGGCCTCACTGCACATCGGaggatccacactggagagaaaccctatcaGTGTGAAGTGTGTGGCAAGAGCTTCAGGCTCAGCCCCAGCCTGGTCGTGCATCAGAGGATACACACAGGGGAGAAGCCCTACAAGTGTAGTGAATGCGGAAAAGGCTTCAACAACAGCTCCCACTTCAGCGCCCATTGGCGGACCCACACAGGTGAGAAGCCACATGAGTGCCCCGAGTGTGGTAAGAGCTTCAGTAAGGGCTCTGCTCTGCACAAACACCAGAGAGTTCACATGAGGGGAAAGCTTCCACTGCAGCCCAGGCTTGACTCTACATCAGAAAGCCTGCATGGGAAGAGTGCTGTAAATAGACTGGATTTGGGGACACCTTCCAACAGAGATGACTGCATCTGA